A portion of the Raphanus sativus cultivar WK10039 unplaced genomic scaffold, ASM80110v3 Scaffold3087, whole genome shotgun sequence genome contains these proteins:
- the LOC130494260 gene encoding transcription initiation factor TFIID subunit 15-like isoform X1, producing the protein MAGYSTKGAPTNGSVYVSNLPLGTDENMLAEYFGTIGLLKRDKRTGTPKVWLYRDKETDEPKGDATVTYEDPHAALAAVEWFNNKDFHGSVIGVFMAESKSKSGGDHPSESFGFDGGAANKETDGGGAGRGRGQGDSSAKPWQQDGDWMCPNTSCTNVNFAFRGVCNRCGTARPAGASGGSMGAGGRGRGRGGGADGGPPGKGASTGLFGPNDWSCPMCGNVNWAKRLKCNVCNTNKPGQNEGGVRGGRGGGYKELDEQELEETKRRRREAEQDDGEMYDEFGNLKKKYRVKTHQADARPAVAAGRAGWEVEELGVDREGRERSRDRQRDRGDKHRDHHHHYDKDRRRSRSRSRERERGKERDYDRARDRDRDRDYDRGSRYRN; encoded by the exons ATGGCTGGATATTCAACGAAAGGAGCTCCTACAAATGGATCAGTCTACGTTTCTAACCTTCCACTAGGCACTGACGAGAATATGCTGGCTGAATATTTTGGGACCATTGGGTTACTAAAG agAGACAAACGAACCGGTACTCCCAAGGTGTGGCTGTACCGAGACAAAGAGACTGATGAGCCGAAAGGTGACGCTACTGTTACCTATGAAGACCCGCACGCTGCTTTGGCTGCTGTTGAATGGTTCAATAACAAAGACTTCCATGGAAGCGTCATTGGGGTTTTTATGGCGGAGTCGAAGAGCAAAAGTGGAGGAGACCATCCGAGTGAGTCTTTTGGATTCGATGGAGGTGCTGCTAACAAGGAAACAGATGGAGGAGGTGCTGGAAGAGGGAGAGGTCAGGGTGATTCTTCCGCCAAGCCATGGCAGCAAGACGGGGACTGGATGTGCCCAAATACAAG TTGCACAAATGTGAATTTTGCGTTCCGTGGGGTTTGTAACCGTTGCGGAACTGCCAGACCAGCTGGTGCATCTGGTGGCAGCATGGGGGCTGGTGGTCGTGGAAGGGGCCGAGGTGGAGGTGCTGATGGTGGCCCACCGGGGAAGGGTGCTTCTACTGGTCTTTTTGGTCCAAATGATTGGTCTTGTCCAAT GTGCGGTAATGTCAACTGGGCTAAGCGATTAAAATGTAACGTCTGCAACACCAATAAACCTGGTCAGAATGAAGGTGGTGTGAG GGGAGGCCGTGGTGGTGGCTACAAGGAATTGGATGAACAAGAATTAGAGGAAACAAAGAGACGCAGGCGTGAGGCGGAACAA GATGATGGTGAAATGTATGATGAGTTTGGGAATCTAAAGAAGAAGTACCGTGTTAAAACTCACCAAGCTGACGCCAGACCTGCTGTTGCTGCTGGTCGTGCTGGGTGGGAAGTCGAAGAACTAG GTGTTGATagagaaggaagagaaagaagcAGAGACAGGCAAAGAGACCGTGGGGATAAGCAtagagatcatcatcatcactacgATAAGGATAGACGCAGGAGCAGAAGCAGAAGCCGAGAGAGGGAAAGAGGCAAGGAGCGTGACTATGACCGTGCCAGGgacagagacagagacagagactATGATCGTGGAAGCAGGTACCGTAACTGA
- the LOC130494260 gene encoding transcription initiation factor TFIID subunit 15-like isoform X2, with protein MVLSQRDKRTGTPKVWLYRDKETDEPKGDATVTYEDPHAALAAVEWFNNKDFHGSVIGVFMAESKSKSGGDHPSESFGFDGGAANKETDGGGAGRGRGQGDSSAKPWQQDGDWMCPNTSCTNVNFAFRGVCNRCGTARPAGASGGSMGAGGRGRGRGGGADGGPPGKGASTGLFGPNDWSCPMCGNVNWAKRLKCNVCNTNKPGQNEGGVRGGRGGGYKELDEQELEETKRRRREAEQDDGEMYDEFGNLKKKYRVKTHQADARPAVAAGRAGWEVEELGVDREGRERSRDRQRDRGDKHRDHHHHYDKDRRRSRSRSRERERGKERDYDRARDRDRDRDYDRGSRYRN; from the exons ATGGTATTAAGCCAG agAGACAAACGAACCGGTACTCCCAAGGTGTGGCTGTACCGAGACAAAGAGACTGATGAGCCGAAAGGTGACGCTACTGTTACCTATGAAGACCCGCACGCTGCTTTGGCTGCTGTTGAATGGTTCAATAACAAAGACTTCCATGGAAGCGTCATTGGGGTTTTTATGGCGGAGTCGAAGAGCAAAAGTGGAGGAGACCATCCGAGTGAGTCTTTTGGATTCGATGGAGGTGCTGCTAACAAGGAAACAGATGGAGGAGGTGCTGGAAGAGGGAGAGGTCAGGGTGATTCTTCCGCCAAGCCATGGCAGCAAGACGGGGACTGGATGTGCCCAAATACAAG TTGCACAAATGTGAATTTTGCGTTCCGTGGGGTTTGTAACCGTTGCGGAACTGCCAGACCAGCTGGTGCATCTGGTGGCAGCATGGGGGCTGGTGGTCGTGGAAGGGGCCGAGGTGGAGGTGCTGATGGTGGCCCACCGGGGAAGGGTGCTTCTACTGGTCTTTTTGGTCCAAATGATTGGTCTTGTCCAAT GTGCGGTAATGTCAACTGGGCTAAGCGATTAAAATGTAACGTCTGCAACACCAATAAACCTGGTCAGAATGAAGGTGGTGTGAG GGGAGGCCGTGGTGGTGGCTACAAGGAATTGGATGAACAAGAATTAGAGGAAACAAAGAGACGCAGGCGTGAGGCGGAACAA GATGATGGTGAAATGTATGATGAGTTTGGGAATCTAAAGAAGAAGTACCGTGTTAAAACTCACCAAGCTGACGCCAGACCTGCTGTTGCTGCTGGTCGTGCTGGGTGGGAAGTCGAAGAACTAG GTGTTGATagagaaggaagagaaagaagcAGAGACAGGCAAAGAGACCGTGGGGATAAGCAtagagatcatcatcatcactacgATAAGGATAGACGCAGGAGCAGAAGCAGAAGCCGAGAGAGGGAAAGAGGCAAGGAGCGTGACTATGACCGTGCCAGGgacagagacagagacagagactATGATCGTGGAAGCAGGTACCGTAACTGA